Part of the Pseudomonas abietaniphila genome is shown below.
AGCCCAGCGAGACAGCGGAATCGACCCTGCACGCATCTTCCTCGCCGGATTCTCTCAAGGCGGCGCCGTCGTGCTGCACACCGCGTTCTTGCGCTGGGAAGGCCCGCTGGGCGGGGTTCTGGCGCTCTCCACCTATGCGCCAACGTTCAGCGATGAAATGGTCCTGTCGGCCAGCCAGCAGCGCATTCCGGTGTATTGCTTGCATGGCATCTACGATGAAGTCGTTCAAAACGCCATGGGCCGAACCGCCTATGAGCAATTGAAAGCCAAAGACGTCACCGCGACATGGCAGGAATACCCAATGGGCCATGAAGTGTTACCGCAGGAAATTTCCGACATAGGCGTCTGGCTCGGGGATCGGCTGCGTTAAAACGCCAATTGTTCCTTTCATTTGTCTTGCGGATTTGGTATGGCACTACGCCGCGCCGGGTTCTTGCTTTACACTGCCCGGCGTATATTCCTTAATCAATCGACGAGATGACCGTGCTCAAAGCACTTAAAAAAATGTTCGGTAAAAGCGAGGCTGAGCAGCTCGCACCCGCTGCTCCCCTCCCCGTTTCCAAAAGCCCGACCGAAGGCTCGTACCGGGAAACAGCCTCGCCCGTCGCGCCCACCGCGCAAACAGAGGCTTCGAGTCAACCTGCCGCTCCACGTCCCAAGGCTGAACGCCCGCGTCGTGAGCGCGCGCCCAAACCTGTCGTCGCACCGTGGAAAGTCGAAGACTTCGTGGTCGAACCGCAGGAAGGCAAAACCCGCTTTCATGATTTCCCGCTAGCCCCCGAGCTCATGCACGCCATTCAGGATCTGGGATTCCCCTACTGCACGCCGATTCAGGCCGGTGTCCTGGGCTACACGCTCAAGGGCAAGGATGCGATCGGTCGCGCGCAGACCGGCACGGGCAAGACGGCCGCATTCCTGATCTCGATCATCACGCAACTGACCCAGACCCCGCCGCCGAAAGAACGCTACATGGGTGAACCCCGTGCG
Proteins encoded:
- a CDS encoding alpha/beta hydrolase — its product is MSEPLIIEPEKTADACVIWLHGLGADRYDFMPVAEALQQTLLTTRFVLPQAPTRAVTVNGGYEMPSWYDIKAMSPARAIDRDQLEGSAQRVLTLIEAQRDSGIDPARIFLAGFSQGGAVVLHTAFLRWEGPLGGVLALSTYAPTFSDEMVLSASQQRIPVYCLHGIYDEVVQNAMGRTAYEQLKAKDVTATWQEYPMGHEVLPQEISDIGVWLGDRLR